In one window of Desulfovibrio sp. DNA:
- a CDS encoding nitroreductase family protein, translated as MDVLEAIFTRRSIREFTNEDVSEADLETLLRAAMAAPSAHNRQPWHFVVVRDKALLAKIAELHPYAKMAAHAPLAIVVCANPAEAKEAGFWQQDCTAALENMLLAARGKNLGTVWCGMHPIEDRVEPIRHLLKIPADINVLALVVVGHPAQSFSKVDRYKAEKIHHNGW; from the coding sequence ATGGACGTTTTAGAAGCCATTTTTACCCGTCGCAGCATCCGTGAATTTACCAATGAAGACGTCAGTGAAGCTGATCTGGAAACCCTTTTGCGTGCAGCCATGGCGGCCCCCAGCGCACATAACCGCCAACCCTGGCATTTTGTGGTTGTGCGTGACAAGGCTTTGCTCGCAAAAATCGCCGAACTGCACCCCTATGCCAAGATGGCAGCCCATGCGCCTTTGGCCATAGTAGTATGCGCCAACCCCGCTGAAGCCAAAGAAGCAGGTTTTTGGCAGCAGGACTGCACAGCCGCATTGGAAAACATGCTCCTGGCGGCGCGTGGAAAAAATCTGGGCACGGTATGGTGCGGCATGCACCCCATTGAAGACAGAGTGGAACCCATCCGTCACTTGCTCAAAATCCCGGCGGACATCAATGTGCTGGCTCTGGTAGTTGTGGGACACCCCGCGCAGTCTTTCAGCAAAGTCGATCGCTACAAGGCGGAAAAAATTCACCATAATGGCTGGTAG
- a CDS encoding cupin — MKILQLDSTREFSPNVMKRFFLVEDSPNFKIINFNLDAGVIFPVHSHDLDGELSIQILEGEGFFLGADGVKLPAKTGDILVSEIREPHGVEATTRMRLLVTITPPI, encoded by the coding sequence ATGAAAATACTGCAGCTTGATTCCACCAGAGAATTTTCGCCCAATGTCATGAAGCGTTTCTTTCTTGTGGAGGATTCTCCCAATTTCAAGATTATCAACTTCAACCTTGATGCTGGCGTCATTTTTCCCGTGCATTCGCACGATCTGGACGGTGAGCTGTCCATACAGATTCTTGAAGGCGAGGGCTTTTTTCTGGGAGCCGACGGCGTGAAGCTGCCCGCAAAAACCGGAGACATTCTCGTTTCTGAAATTCGTGAACCGCACGGGGTTGAGGCCACAACACGCATGCGCTTGCTTGTGACCATTACTCCGCCCATCTAG
- a CDS encoding FAD-dependent oxidoreductase, translated as MLRVTTLQNHERMSTQDLLLAIEAAVEKGETNFYIEASGQHDIGGPLWNKDGKKLTFTVNNPGQRVGSMCLPDTEVLVEGSAPADVGWLNAGGRITVRGDAGDTAAHCAAAGLVYIGGRAGTRSGSLMKHDPVYSAPELWVLKSVGSFSFEFMGGGKAVVCGYESQTMPSVLGERPCVGMVGGVVYFRGPVGQLPHEVSVSAIDDADIAWLEAGLDDFLTAIDKPRLRKELSVWKHWKKITPLPFEERDHEGMPSMGQFRAKEWITDGIFSDVASDDFAVNGLVARGDYRQRVPLWENARYAAPCEFNCPASIPSQVRFNLLREGRVDEAYRLVLDYTPFPGSVCGSVCPNPCMQSCTRSQLDSPVQIGALGSCSADIKVPKEKKRTGKHVGVIGGGVGGLTAAWQLARMGHDVTVYEADAVMGGKLEQVIPRARLNHDLLQKELKRIEDLGVRFVNNCTVDAKKFAELRKKHSALVVATGGHVPRIFPWPGHEKIVAGIDFLKAVNKGKAPRVPENVIVIGCGNAGMDAAAGAYASGAKLVTCVDVQKPAAFAHEIEQIEALGGKLVWPVQTKEITDKGLITQEGRLIPGEMVIITVGESPDLSYLPEGLEKFREWLVPKPDLSVMDGVFAVGDVIKPGLLVHAIGTGREAALSADAWIRGESYTPAEKRLVPSTRLHTAYFAKCHDKDLPSPQDEHNRCISCGSCRDCKMCLKSCPEKAIDRKQDENGFEYVSDPARCIGCGICEGICPCGIWTMYPNWDMS; from the coding sequence ATGTTGCGCGTAACTACACTGCAAAATCACGAGAGGATGTCCACCCAGGATCTTCTGTTGGCCATTGAGGCCGCAGTGGAAAAGGGCGAGACGAATTTTTATATTGAGGCATCGGGGCAGCACGATATCGGCGGCCCCCTGTGGAACAAGGACGGCAAAAAGCTCACGTTTACCGTGAACAATCCCGGTCAGCGGGTTGGCTCCATGTGTCTGCCAGACACTGAAGTTCTGGTTGAAGGTTCGGCTCCCGCCGATGTGGGCTGGCTCAATGCCGGCGGCCGCATTACTGTGCGCGGAGACGCCGGCGACACGGCGGCGCACTGTGCCGCTGCGGGCCTTGTGTATATTGGCGGGCGCGCGGGCACGCGCTCCGGCTCGCTCATGAAACATGACCCCGTATATTCGGCCCCCGAATTGTGGGTTCTCAAGAGCGTGGGCAGCTTTTCCTTCGAGTTTATGGGCGGCGGCAAAGCTGTGGTCTGCGGCTATGAAAGCCAGACCATGCCCTCCGTTCTGGGCGAGCGTCCGTGCGTGGGCATGGTGGGCGGCGTTGTGTATTTTCGCGGCCCGGTGGGGCAGTTGCCTCACGAAGTCAGCGTCAGCGCCATTGATGACGCTGACATCGCCTGGCTTGAAGCCGGACTGGACGACTTTCTGACCGCCATCGACAAGCCCCGGTTGCGCAAGGAACTCTCTGTCTGGAAGCATTGGAAAAAAATCACCCCTCTGCCTTTTGAAGAGCGCGATCATGAAGGAATGCCCAGCATGGGGCAGTTCCGGGCAAAAGAATGGATCACTGACGGTATCTTCAGCGATGTGGCGTCGGACGATTTCGCGGTCAATGGGCTCGTGGCGCGTGGCGACTATCGCCAGCGCGTGCCCCTCTGGGAAAACGCGCGTTACGCCGCTCCCTGCGAATTCAACTGCCCGGCCTCCATTCCCAGTCAGGTGCGTTTTAACCTGCTGCGCGAGGGCAGGGTGGACGAAGCCTATCGTCTGGTGCTGGATTACACGCCCTTTCCGGGTTCTGTCTGCGGCAGCGTGTGCCCCAACCCCTGCATGCAGAGTTGCACACGCTCACAGTTGGACAGCCCGGTGCAGATTGGCGCGCTTGGCTCCTGCTCGGCAGATATTAAAGTGCCCAAGGAAAAAAAGCGTACCGGCAAGCATGTTGGCGTTATCGGCGGCGGTGTGGGTGGCCTTACAGCGGCATGGCAACTGGCCCGTATGGGGCATGACGTCACTGTGTACGAAGCTGACGCTGTCATGGGCGGGAAGCTTGAGCAGGTCATACCGCGTGCCCGCCTGAACCATGATCTGCTGCAAAAAGAACTCAAGCGCATTGAAGACCTTGGCGTGCGCTTTGTAAACAATTGCACTGTAGACGCCAAAAAATTTGCGGAGCTTCGTAAAAAGCACTCAGCCCTTGTTGTGGCAACGGGTGGGCATGTTCCCCGCATCTTCCCCTGGCCCGGGCATGAAAAAATCGTGGCTGGCATAGACTTTCTCAAGGCCGTCAACAAGGGCAAGGCCCCCAGGGTGCCGGAAAACGTCATTGTTATCGGCTGCGGCAATGCGGGTATGGACGCGGCGGCAGGAGCCTACGCCTCCGGAGCCAAGCTGGTTACCTGTGTCGACGTGCAGAAACCTGCCGCTTTTGCTCATGAAATTGAGCAGATTGAAGCTTTGGGCGGCAAGCTTGTGTGGCCGGTTCAAACCAAGGAAATCACGGACAAGGGCCTTATCACGCAGGAGGGCAGGCTTATCCCTGGTGAAATGGTCATTATCACCGTGGGCGAGTCGCCTGACCTTTCCTACCTGCCCGAGGGACTTGAAAAATTCCGTGAATGGCTTGTGCCCAAGCCAGACCTGAGCGTTATGGATGGCGTCTTCGCTGTTGGCGACGTTATCAAGCCTGGTCTTCTGGTGCATGCCATTGGCACAGGACGTGAGGCGGCCCTTTCCGCTGACGCCTGGATTCGCGGCGAAAGCTATACGCCGGCAGAAAAGCGCCTTGTTCCGTCAACCCGGCTGCACACTGCCTACTTTGCCAAATGCCATGACAAGGACCTGCCCAGCCCGCAGGACGAACACAACCGCTGCATCAGTTGCGGTTCGTGCAGGGACTGCAAGATGTGCCTCAAATCCTGCCCGGAGAAAGCCATTGACCGCAAGCAGGATGAAAACGGTTTTGAATACGTGTCCGATCCAGCCCGCTGCATAGGCTGCGGCATCTGCGAAGGCATTTGCCCCTGCGGCATATGGACCATGTATCCCAACTGGGACATGAGCTAG
- a CDS encoding DUF438 domain-containing protein yields the protein MLLTKDASIYTLTKEYPFLIDALANHNKSFEKLKNPLLRQTVGRVASVEKAAGMGDESVLSLLLFIAGEIMTTTGESVEIAPPDARGVQGADTKASQEQRLAALKEIIKDLHDGVEFSQLQDKFNKTVGDITPQEIAALEQTLVNEGLPETEIKRMCHLHAALFQNALEGQQMPQVPPGHPVHTYLKENAQAKKLIAEIREALGPSNTPTDAQWPFVLKRLSSLVQELAGIQTHYVRKENQLFPLLEKHDLSAPGKVMWEVHDDIRGKFRRAQELLADDNRVEGSAAVQDLIDEVAEMIRKEENILFPMCLQLLTEEDWNRCRLGDDEIGYSFGVTPEGEWSASAVSLAGGASQSGLVDLSTGQLPREVVDAILCNLPVDVSFVDPDDRVAYYSDSAHRIFPRSAAVIGREVKNCHPPKSVHMVTEILEAFKRGERDKAEFWLELGGKFIHIEYLALRNKQGAYLGCLEVGQDATHLRSLTGQRRLLEWE from the coding sequence ATGTTGCTGACCAAGGATGCGAGTATCTATACCCTCACCAAGGAATATCCTTTTCTCATAGACGCTCTGGCAAACCACAACAAGAGCTTTGAAAAACTCAAAAATCCTCTTTTGCGGCAGACAGTGGGCAGGGTTGCCTCTGTAGAAAAAGCGGCTGGCATGGGTGATGAGAGTGTTCTTTCGCTGCTGTTGTTCATCGCTGGCGAAATCATGACCACTACCGGCGAATCCGTTGAAATCGCTCCTCCCGACGCCAGGGGCGTGCAGGGGGCCGATACGAAGGCTTCGCAGGAGCAACGCCTCGCCGCGCTCAAGGAAATAATCAAGGATCTTCATGACGGCGTGGAATTCAGCCAGTTACAGGATAAATTCAATAAAACTGTGGGGGATATCACACCGCAGGAAATTGCCGCCCTGGAGCAGACCCTTGTGAACGAGGGCTTGCCCGAGACGGAAATAAAAAGGATGTGTCATCTGCATGCGGCCCTGTTCCAGAACGCGCTGGAAGGGCAGCAGATGCCGCAGGTTCCGCCGGGGCACCCTGTGCACACCTATTTGAAGGAAAATGCTCAGGCAAAAAAACTTATTGCCGAAATCCGGGAAGCCCTGGGCCCATCCAATACGCCAACCGACGCCCAATGGCCTTTTGTGCTTAAGCGCCTCAGTTCTCTTGTACAGGAACTTGCCGGCATCCAGACCCACTACGTTCGCAAGGAAAATCAGCTCTTCCCCCTGCTCGAAAAGCATGACCTGAGCGCTCCTGGCAAGGTCATGTGGGAAGTGCACGATGACATCCGCGGCAAGTTCCGTCGGGCGCAGGAACTTCTGGCTGACGACAACAGGGTGGAAGGATCTGCGGCTGTGCAGGACCTCATTGATGAAGTTGCAGAAATGATTCGCAAAGAAGAAAATATTCTCTTTCCCATGTGCCTTCAGTTGCTTACCGAGGAAGACTGGAACCGCTGCCGCCTGGGTGACGATGAAATCGGCTACTCTTTCGGCGTAACGCCCGAAGGGGAATGGAGCGCGTCTGCTGTCAGTCTTGCCGGAGGCGCGAGCCAGTCAGGACTTGTCGATCTTTCGACAGGGCAGCTGCCGCGAGAGGTTGTGGACGCCATTCTTTGCAATTTGCCCGTGGATGTGAGCTTTGTGGACCCGGATGACAGGGTGGCCTACTATTCTGACAGCGCGCACCGTATTTTCCCCAGAAGCGCCGCTGTTATCGGCCGCGAGGTGAAAAACTGCCACCCCCCAAAATCAGTGCACATGGTCACTGAAATTCTCGAAGCCTTTAAGAGGGGAGAGCGTGACAAGGCAGAGTTCTGGCTGGAACTTGGCGGCAAGTTCATCCATATTGAGTATCTTGCGCTCAGAAACAAGCAGGGAGCCTATCTGGGCTGCCTTGAAGTGGGGCAAGACGCCACGCACCTGCGCTCCCTGACTGGTCAGAGGCGACTGCTTGAATGGGAATGA
- a CDS encoding DNA-3-methyladenine glycosylase — protein sequence MSNTNYFEYGEKEKQWLSSRDPALSAAMDEIGHVHREVQPDLFKALINSIVGQQISTKAHVTIWNRMQERFAPITPENFENLRAEDIQTCGISMRKALYIKSIADAVSDGGLDLTLLPAMTDVEISASLVQLKGIGLWTAEMLMIFSMQRPDILSWDDLAIQRGLRMLYRHRKITPKLFAKYKKRYSPHASVASLYLWAIAGGACASLKDCAPAKNRGLKSK from the coding sequence ATGAGCAACACAAATTATTTTGAATATGGCGAAAAAGAAAAGCAATGGCTCAGCTCGCGCGATCCTGCCCTGTCTGCCGCCATGGATGAAATAGGGCATGTTCACCGCGAGGTGCAGCCCGATTTATTCAAAGCGCTTATAAACTCCATTGTCGGCCAGCAGATATCCACAAAGGCCCATGTGACCATCTGGAACAGGATGCAGGAGCGCTTTGCCCCCATCACCCCGGAAAACTTTGAAAATCTGCGCGCGGAAGATATACAGACCTGCGGCATTTCCATGCGCAAAGCCCTGTACATCAAGAGCATTGCCGATGCCGTCAGTGACGGCGGGCTTGATCTGACGCTTCTGCCAGCCATGACGGATGTAGAAATAAGCGCAAGCCTTGTGCAACTGAAAGGCATTGGCCTTTGGACGGCAGAAATGCTGATGATTTTTTCAATGCAGCGCCCGGATATCCTCAGTTGGGACGATCTGGCCATACAGCGCGGCCTGCGCATGCTGTACAGGCATCGCAAGATTACCCCCAAACTTTTTGCCAAGTATAAAAAGCGCTATTCGCCCCATGCCTCTGTTGCCAGCCTGTACCTTTGGGCCATTGCGGGCGGAGCCTGCGCAAGCCTGAAAGACTGCGCGCCAGCAAAAAACAGGGGGCTAAAATCCAAATAA
- a CDS encoding glutamate synthase: MCRIGSIKSKTPVSPSVALNLMLPQQEGHDNSGFAMVMQDLEGVFSHYKDKPLLSLACTPQGVQLANDFMEEKGFVQVAQWVPEVDKKPGLKIEAMPRYVFRNYDYPEIYRYRSQAEREDLLLDTRLELRALLEKDGNGFVYSFWPDVLTLKEIGDPADIATYFRLWNDDGRLTARNIVTQCRQNTNYDIVRYAAHPFFLQGYTLCANGENTFFTKNKEFQKALHRGYIGFESDSQNFLYTLHYVLHELEWPIRYYKHVITPLPFVEAEQRADSKVLGLIRESLAHLEINGPNTIIALLPDGRMMTCCDSKKLRPVVVGRDKDMVAIASEVCGLNAIMPNRNVAEDIYPHEREMVVIDNDLAVQRWNQ, encoded by the coding sequence ATGTGTAGAATAGGCTCTATCAAGAGCAAGACGCCAGTGTCCCCCTCAGTGGCGCTCAACCTTATGTTGCCACAACAGGAAGGACACGATAACTCCGGCTTCGCCATGGTCATGCAGGACCTTGAGGGCGTGTTCAGCCACTATAAGGATAAGCCTTTGCTTTCTTTGGCCTGTACTCCTCAGGGCGTGCAGCTTGCCAACGATTTCATGGAAGAAAAAGGCTTTGTGCAGGTGGCGCAGTGGGTGCCGGAAGTGGACAAAAAGCCCGGCCTGAAGATTGAAGCCATGCCGCGCTACGTTTTTCGCAACTACGACTATCCCGAGATCTACCGCTACCGTAGTCAGGCTGAACGCGAAGACCTCCTGCTGGACACGCGCCTTGAGTTGCGCGCCTTGCTTGAAAAAGACGGCAACGGCTTTGTGTATTCCTTCTGGCCCGACGTGCTGACGCTGAAAGAAATCGGCGACCCGGCGGACATCGCCACCTACTTTCGTCTCTGGAACGATGATGGTCGTCTCACCGCACGAAACATCGTCACGCAGTGCAGGCAAAACACCAACTACGACATTGTGCGCTATGCGGCCCACCCCTTCTTTCTTCAGGGGTACACCCTCTGCGCCAACGGCGAAAACACCTTTTTCACCAAGAACAAAGAGTTTCAGAAAGCCCTGCATAGAGGCTACATAGGCTTTGAATCCGACTCGCAGAACTTTCTTTACACTTTGCACTACGTGCTGCACGAGCTTGAATGGCCCATCCGGTACTACAAGCATGTCATCACGCCCCTGCCTTTTGTGGAAGCCGAACAGCGCGCCGACAGCAAGGTGCTGGGGCTTATCCGCGAATCTCTTGCCCATCTTGAGATCAACGGGCCCAACACCATTATCGCCCTGCTGCCCGACGGCAGAATGATGACCTGCTGCGACTCCAAAAAACTGCGCCCTGTGGTGGTCGGCCGCGACAAGGATATGGTGGCGATTGCTTCAGAGGTGTGTGGCCTCAATGCCATTATGCCCAACAGGAATGTGGCGGAAGACATCTATCCGCACGAAAGGGAAATGGTGGTCATTGACAACGATTTGGCGGTGCAAAGATGGAATCAGTAA
- a CDS encoding methylated-DNA--[protein]-cysteine S-methyltransferase — translation MKNMAFYTFPIGRIGIAADAGGICGVFFSTEAPPEGFEQSETPMIKKAAGQLGEYFEGKRKEFDLPLHLGGTEFQAAVWRALMTIPAGETRSYKDIAIMVGNPGASRAVGMANNRNPVAIIVPCHRVIGQDGSLTGYAGGLAIKQYLLEHEKIWQPARTEKAHEQHKLF, via the coding sequence ATGAAAAACATGGCGTTTTACACCTTCCCCATTGGTAGAATCGGCATAGCCGCCGATGCTGGGGGCATATGCGGGGTGTTTTTCAGCACCGAGGCCCCACCTGAAGGCTTTGAACAGTCAGAAACGCCCATGATCAAAAAGGCGGCCGGGCAGCTTGGCGAATATTTTGAAGGTAAGCGCAAAGAATTCGACCTCCCATTGCACCTGGGCGGCACAGAATTTCAGGCCGCCGTGTGGCGGGCCCTGATGACCATTCCTGCTGGTGAAACCCGCAGCTACAAAGACATTGCGATAATGGTGGGTAACCCAGGCGCAAGCCGTGCGGTGGGGATGGCCAACAATCGCAATCCTGTTGCCATTATTGTGCCCTGCCATCGTGTCATCGGACAGGACGGAAGCCTGACGGGTTACGCGGGGGGCCTTGCCATTAAGCAGTATCTGCTGGAACATGAAAAAATCTGGCAGCCAGCCAGAACTGAAAAAGCGCATGAGCAACACAAATTATTTTGA
- a CDS encoding glutamate synthase-related protein gives MESVRTQDVSVNDLRWKIDYRPEMCTMCGSCVAACTFNAIEVTMMRRSVTLSRKAFPDPSQEHMARPVISQKPSIEHACVGCGMCEKICPNSAIRPVRNVDQRFPLLARSHGPIKRGGRSNLAMPRTLDSIVVGRISQMTDPALDSERHTFDIRSPLGRVMLAQELPLRVEGSSLVLTDRTPTVNWVYPAIFSDMSIGALSTRAWEAIAVATAYLNEKCDMPVRMCSGEGGMPSKLLESEQLKYMILQIASGHFGWNRIIRAMPRMKTDPAGVLIKIGQGAKPGDGGLLPAAKVAPHIQAIRGVPRATLHSPPNHQGLYSIEESVQKMHLSLNAAFGFRVPVAIKCAASATSVSVYNNLLRDPYKICGGFFIDGIQGGTGAANEVSLEHTGHPIVSKLRDCYQAAVAQGLQGQIPLWAGGGIGLSGNAAADAFKMICLGANGVIIGKILIQLLGCVGNEQGRCNACNTGKCPTGICTQDPRLVKRLDVDRGAQNIVDYMLAFDSELRKLLAPVGNSSMPVGRSDALVATDRSVADKLGIQYAC, from the coding sequence ATGGAATCAGTAAGAACTCAGGATGTCAGCGTTAACGATCTGCGCTGGAAGATAGACTACCGTCCGGAAATGTGCACCATGTGCGGTTCCTGCGTGGCCGCCTGTACATTCAATGCCATTGAAGTGACCATGATGCGCCGCAGTGTGACGCTTTCGCGCAAGGCCTTTCCCGATCCTTCGCAAGAGCATATGGCCCGGCCCGTCATTTCGCAAAAGCCCAGCATCGAGCATGCCTGCGTTGGTTGCGGCATGTGCGAAAAAATATGCCCCAACAGCGCCATTCGCCCTGTGCGCAATGTGGACCAGCGCTTTCCCTTGCTGGCGCGCAGCCACGGGCCCATCAAGCGCGGCGGTCGCAGCAATCTTGCCATGCCCCGCACGCTTGATTCCATTGTTGTGGGCCGCATAAGCCAGATGACAGACCCTGCCCTGGACTCGGAACGGCATACCTTTGACATCCGTTCCCCCCTGGGCCGCGTCATGCTGGCGCAGGAACTGCCCTTGCGCGTCGAGGGCTCAAGTCTTGTGCTTACCGACCGCACCCCTACGGTAAACTGGGTGTACCCGGCCATATTCAGTGATATGAGCATCGGCGCGCTGTCCACCAGAGCCTGGGAAGCCATTGCCGTTGCCACGGCGTATCTCAACGAAAAATGCGACATGCCCGTACGGATGTGTTCTGGTGAAGGCGGCATGCCGAGCAAGTTGCTGGAGTCTGAACAGCTCAAGTACATGATCCTGCAAATCGCCTCAGGCCACTTCGGCTGGAACCGGATCATCAGGGCCATGCCCCGCATGAAGACAGACCCGGCTGGCGTGCTCATCAAGATAGGGCAGGGAGCCAAACCGGGCGACGGCGGCCTGCTGCCCGCGGCCAAGGTCGCGCCGCACATTCAGGCCATTCGTGGCGTACCCAGGGCCACCCTGCATTCGCCGCCGAACCATCAGGGCCTGTATTCCATTGAAGAGTCGGTGCAGAAAATGCACCTTTCGCTCAATGCGGCTTTTGGTTTCCGTGTGCCTGTAGCCATCAAGTGCGCTGCCTCGGCCACGTCTGTTTCCGTTTACAACAACCTGCTGCGCGATCCTTACAAGATTTGCGGCGGTTTTTTCATCGACGGCATTCAGGGCGGCACGGGCGCTGCCAACGAGGTTTCGCTGGAGCATACAGGCCATCCTATTGTCTCCAAACTGCGTGACTGTTACCAGGCAGCCGTGGCCCAGGGGCTGCAAGGGCAGATTCCCTTGTGGGCGGGCGGCGGCATTGGCCTTTCGGGCAACGCTGCGGCCGACGCTTTCAAGATGATCTGTCTCGGAGCCAATGGCGTTATTATCGGCAAGATACTCATTCAGCTGCTCGGCTGCGTTGGCAACGAGCAGGGGCGTTGCAACGCCTGCAATACTGGCAAGTGTCCCACGGGCATCTGCACCCAGGATCCGCGTCTGGTCAAACGCCTTGACGTGGACAGGGGCGCGCAAAACATTGTGGATTACATGCTGGCCTTTGACTCCGAGCTGCGCAAGCTGCTGGCCCCGGTGGGCAACAGCTCTATGCCGGTCGGACGTTCTGATGCGCTGGTAGCCACAGACAGATCCGTGGCCGACAAACTGGGCATTCAGTATGCCTGCTAG
- a CDS encoding pyridoxamine 5'-phosphate oxidase family protein → MKKYPLSEEKIHALLTAEPVARLASTGSDGFPYITPVHFVYMDEKIFIHGLAAGEKLANIKRDSRVGFEVERMIGLVHHAQEACDTNTAYESVIIRGHAAMIADAAAKRAVLDAFVRKYTPQHTGGSYPDAMVKMTGIIELSIQSCTGKYYPV, encoded by the coding sequence ATGAAAAAATATCCTTTGTCAGAGGAAAAAATACACGCGTTGCTTACCGCCGAACCGGTGGCCAGATTGGCCAGCACTGGATCGGACGGCTTTCCCTATATTACGCCGGTTCATTTTGTGTATATGGACGAAAAGATATTTATCCACGGTTTGGCTGCGGGCGAAAAACTAGCCAACATCAAAAGAGACTCGCGCGTGGGCTTTGAGGTGGAGCGAATGATCGGGCTTGTTCACCATGCGCAAGAAGCGTGTGACACAAATACCGCCTATGAAAGCGTCATTATCAGGGGGCACGCGGCCATGATTGCAGATGCTGCCGCAAAGCGCGCCGTATTGGACGCTTTTGTGCGTAAATACACACCGCAGCATACTGGCGGTTCCTACCCTGATGCTATGGTAAAAATGACTGGCATCATTGAACTTTCAATCCAATCCTGTACTGGAAAATATTATCCTGTGTAA
- a CDS encoding bifunctional transcriptional activator/DNA repair enzyme AdaA, with product MTEFSDDTMWQAVVDCDSAYDGKFFYGVKTVGVYCRPSCRSKTPLRKNVVYFMTEEEAKRTGFRPCKRCRPELCGQAPVAGLAAQAKKHMDDHYDKRALLLAELKKLGVTQSHLAAVFRQQYGMTPTRYLGSRREQQAKNLLAATDMPIIDIAAAIGFDSLSAFYAFFKKQAGTTPHTFRVQSKSQVA from the coding sequence ATGACCGAGTTTTCGGACGACACCATGTGGCAGGCAGTGGTTGACTGTGATTCCGCATATGACGGAAAATTCTTCTATGGCGTAAAAACTGTGGGCGTATACTGCCGCCCCTCGTGCAGGTCAAAAACTCCTCTGCGAAAAAATGTTGTGTATTTCATGACAGAAGAAGAGGCCAAACGCACAGGATTTCGCCCCTGCAAGCGATGCCGGCCAGAACTTTGCGGGCAAGCGCCTGTTGCTGGCCTTGCCGCGCAGGCCAAAAAGCATATGGACGATCACTACGACAAACGCGCACTGCTGTTGGCTGAACTGAAAAAACTGGGCGTTACGCAAAGCCACCTGGCTGCCGTGTTCAGGCAACAGTATGGCATGACCCCCACGCGCTATCTGGGCAGCAGGCGCGAGCAGCAAGCCAAAAACCTGCTGGCCGCAACAGACATGCCCATTATTGATATTGCTGCTGCCATTGGTTTTGACAGCTTGTCGGCATTTTATGCGTTTTTTAAAAAACAGGCAGGCACGACGCCCCATACATTTCGCGTGCAATCAAAATCGCAGGTGGCGTGA